A DNA window from Pontimonas salivibrio contains the following coding sequences:
- a CDS encoding thymidine kinase yields MAKLYFRYGAMNSGKSTALLQAAHNYEERGQRVVLLKPRIDTKGQGTIVSRLGVSRPVDVMLEPDDNLVQVVAAHIDRLQAETAERLSCVLVDEAQFLTPAQVEDLFVVAVQVGVPVLAYGIRTDFQTVAFPGSRRLLEIAHSVEELKTICRCGKKAIFNARTADGEFIFDGDQVAIDGVDVGYESLCGQCYLQESGGRLASAHQRPVDPQLPGPDPDFS; encoded by the coding sequence GTGGCTAAGCTCTACTTCCGCTACGGGGCGATGAACTCCGGGAAGTCCACTGCGCTACTTCAGGCCGCGCACAACTATGAAGAGCGTGGCCAACGCGTAGTGCTCCTGAAGCCCCGTATTGACACGAAAGGCCAAGGCACGATTGTCTCCCGGCTGGGAGTCTCCAGACCTGTCGATGTGATGCTCGAGCCTGATGACAACCTCGTTCAGGTTGTGGCTGCTCACATTGATCGGCTCCAGGCAGAAACCGCAGAGCGCCTCTCGTGTGTACTGGTCGACGAAGCGCAGTTTCTCACCCCGGCCCAAGTGGAAGACCTTTTCGTGGTGGCTGTTCAAGTGGGAGTGCCGGTGTTGGCCTATGGCATTCGCACCGACTTCCAAACCGTGGCCTTCCCAGGCAGCAGGCGACTGCTCGAAATTGCCCACTCCGTTGAAGAGCTGAAAACCATCTGTCGTTGCGGGAAGAAAGCGATATTCAACGCCCGCACAGCCGACGGAGAGTTCATTTTCGACGGTGACCAAGTCGCCATCGACGGTGTCGATGTCGGCTACGAGTCACTCTGTGGCCAGTGTTATCTCCAAGAGAGTGGCGGCCGTCTAGCCAGTGCCCATCAGCGGCCGGTCGATCCGCAGTTGCCTGGTCCCGACCCTGACTTCAGCTGA
- a CDS encoding bifunctional methylenetetrahydrofolate dehydrogenase/methenyltetrahydrofolate cyclohydrolase, which yields MSASVLDGLATAATIKDELRNRVRSLTSSGHTPGLATLLVGDDPGSKWYVAGKHRDCAEVGIASISRELPATASQAELEAVIDELNVSPEVTGYIVQLPLPDHIDSEALIERIDPAKDADGLHPMNLGRLVARVSGEIDSPLPCTPRAVIELVERHGQSLSGAHVVVVGRGITVGRSIGLLLTRRGVDATVTLTHSRTNNLSHYLQQADVIVAAAGSPHIVGTEDVKSGAIVLDVGVSREEDPETGKPRIVGDVDPAVAEVAGWLSPNPGGVGPMTRALLLQNVVEMAERQAGGHGG from the coding sequence ATGAGCGCTTCCGTGTTGGATGGCCTCGCCACAGCAGCGACCATCAAAGACGAATTGCGCAATCGAGTGCGCTCACTGACTTCCTCAGGCCACACGCCTGGTTTAGCGACCCTGCTGGTGGGTGATGACCCGGGTTCGAAGTGGTACGTCGCCGGTAAGCATCGGGATTGTGCGGAAGTGGGAATTGCCTCGATTTCCAGGGAGCTTCCCGCGACTGCCAGCCAGGCCGAGCTGGAAGCGGTCATTGACGAATTAAATGTCAGCCCTGAAGTCACCGGCTATATCGTCCAACTGCCGCTTCCCGATCACATCGACTCGGAAGCGTTGATTGAGCGCATTGATCCGGCAAAAGACGCTGATGGGTTGCACCCGATGAACCTGGGCCGACTAGTCGCTCGAGTCTCCGGCGAGATTGACTCACCCCTACCGTGTACACCGCGGGCCGTCATTGAACTGGTCGAGCGTCACGGCCAGAGCTTGTCCGGAGCCCACGTCGTTGTGGTGGGTCGAGGCATCACGGTGGGCCGCTCGATTGGCCTGCTCCTCACACGCCGCGGTGTGGATGCCACGGTAACCCTCACGCACTCCAGGACCAACAACCTCTCGCACTACCTGCAACAGGCCGACGTGATTGTCGCGGCAGCCGGGTCGCCCCACATTGTGGGCACAGAAGATGTGAAATCGGGGGCCATCGTGTTGGACGTCGGAGTCTCCCGTGAGGAGGATCCGGAGACCGGCAAACCCCGAATTGTGGGTGACGTAGATCCCGCTGTGGCCGAAGTGGCCGGCTGGTTGTCGCCAAACCCGGGTGGTGTAGGACCGATGACGAGAGCATTACTTTTACAGAATGTCGTCGAAATGGCTGAGCGTCAGGCGGGCGGCCACGGTGGCTAA
- the glyA gene encoding serine hydroxymethyltransferase — protein MNPATRIDTRSPSFTASLQEVDPEIAAVLANERDRQETTLEMIASENFVPFSILETQGSVLTNKYAEGYPGKRYYGGCEFVDIAEELAIERAKTLFSAAYANVQPHAGAQASAAALHALASPGDTILGLELAHGGHLTHGMKLNFSGKVYNATSYGVDPETFLIDMNQVRDAALEHKPKVLIAGWSAYPRHIDFKAFREIADEVGATLWVDMAHFAGLVAAGVHPSPVPYADVVTSTVHKTLGGPRSGVILSRDEGLAKKLNSAVFPGQQGGPLMHVIAAKAVAFKIAMEPEFRERQERTIAGAQALASRLTTADSTAAGVDVLTGGTDVHLTLVDLRHSEFNGLEAEDRLHEVGITVNRNAVPFDPRPPMVTSGVRIGTPALATRGFGPTEFDEVADIIAETLKPGGDLAELRARVTALTADFPLYRELG, from the coding sequence GTGAACCCGGCCACTCGAATCGACACCCGCTCCCCCTCGTTTACTGCCTCACTCCAAGAGGTTGACCCAGAAATTGCTGCCGTATTAGCCAACGAGCGAGACCGTCAAGAAACGACGCTCGAGATGATCGCCAGTGAAAACTTTGTTCCGTTTTCCATCCTGGAAACCCAAGGCAGTGTGCTGACCAACAAATACGCCGAAGGCTACCCGGGTAAGCGCTACTACGGTGGCTGCGAATTTGTCGACATCGCCGAAGAGCTCGCCATTGAGCGTGCCAAAACGCTCTTCAGTGCGGCGTATGCCAACGTGCAGCCCCACGCAGGAGCCCAAGCCAGCGCGGCAGCACTGCACGCCCTGGCAAGCCCCGGCGACACCATCCTCGGGCTTGAGCTCGCCCACGGCGGGCACCTGACCCACGGCATGAAACTGAACTTTTCGGGCAAGGTCTACAACGCCACCTCATACGGGGTTGACCCCGAAACGTTCCTCATCGACATGAACCAGGTGCGTGACGCCGCACTCGAGCACAAACCCAAAGTCCTGATCGCCGGCTGGTCGGCCTACCCCCGACACATCGACTTCAAAGCATTCCGCGAAATTGCCGATGAGGTCGGTGCCACCCTGTGGGTGGACATGGCCCACTTCGCCGGACTGGTCGCCGCCGGGGTACACCCTTCACCCGTGCCCTACGCCGACGTCGTCACCTCCACCGTGCACAAAACACTGGGTGGACCGCGCTCGGGTGTGATCTTGAGCCGCGATGAGGGCCTCGCCAAGAAACTGAACTCGGCAGTCTTCCCCGGACAGCAGGGTGGTCCGCTGATGCACGTCATTGCGGCCAAAGCAGTGGCGTTCAAAATCGCGATGGAACCGGAGTTCCGGGAGCGCCAAGAGCGCACCATCGCCGGAGCTCAGGCTCTCGCCTCACGTCTGACCACCGCCGACTCAACCGCCGCTGGTGTCGATGTCCTCACCGGGGGTACCGATGTGCACCTCACTCTGGTGGACCTTCGACACTCGGAATTCAACGGTCTTGAGGCCGAAGATCGGCTCCACGAGGTGGGCATCACGGTAAACCGCAACGCGGTTCCCTTCGACCCACGCCCGCCGATGGTCACTAGTGGTGTGCGCATTGGTACACCCGCGCTTGCCACAAGGGGTTTTGGTCCCACCGAGTTTGACGAAGTCGCCGACATCATCGCCGAAACCTTGAAGCCAGGAGGCGATTTGGCGGAACTTCGAGCGCGGGTGACCGCCCTTACCGCCGACTTCCCCCTCTACCGGGAATTGGGGTAG
- a CDS encoding metallophosphoesterase — protein sequence MRASGNTLSRALWGMGALSALAFAYGVVVERGRYQLRVEQVPILDAGSEPIRILHLSDLHLAPWQKNAVSWIRALGDNPPDLVVGTGDFFGHPSALPQLKEALLPLKGIPGVVVHGSNDRFGPRVVNPFGYLAGPSARVDHGIPLDFDGLTALYDELGWHDIDNGVVSLTIRGSELEFVGLGDAHAGADHTDSLPTWLEAAREQRSDDTAGARSTTTIGVTHAPYRRVLDALVTHGSELIFAGHTHGGQVCVPGIGALTTNCDLPLSRARGLTMWPHGNRASYLNVSAGIGTSIFAPVRFACPPEAVLVTLVGDDIGYA from the coding sequence GTGAGAGCATCCGGAAACACCCTGTCTCGAGCACTGTGGGGGATGGGTGCGCTTTCCGCCCTGGCTTTTGCCTACGGTGTTGTGGTGGAGCGGGGGCGCTACCAGCTGCGTGTCGAACAGGTCCCCATTTTGGATGCGGGCAGTGAACCCATCCGGATTCTCCACCTCAGTGACCTCCACCTGGCACCCTGGCAGAAAAACGCCGTCTCCTGGATCCGGGCACTGGGTGACAACCCACCCGACCTGGTAGTCGGCACAGGTGACTTCTTTGGTCACCCCAGTGCCTTGCCCCAGCTCAAGGAAGCACTGCTGCCGCTAAAGGGCATCCCCGGAGTGGTGGTCCACGGGTCAAATGACCGGTTTGGGCCCCGAGTGGTGAACCCTTTTGGCTACCTTGCGGGCCCATCAGCACGTGTCGATCATGGAATTCCCCTGGACTTTGACGGCCTCACCGCTCTGTATGACGAGTTGGGCTGGCACGACATTGACAATGGTGTGGTCTCGCTCACTATCCGAGGATCCGAACTGGAATTCGTCGGATTGGGTGATGCCCACGCTGGCGCCGACCACACCGATTCACTCCCCACGTGGCTGGAAGCCGCCAGGGAGCAGCGAAGCGACGACACCGCCGGGGCTCGATCCACCACCACCATCGGGGTCACCCATGCGCCTTACCGCCGAGTGTTGGATGCGTTAGTCACACACGGTTCGGAACTGATTTTTGCCGGCCATACCCACGGGGGCCAAGTGTGTGTCCCGGGTATTGGGGCACTCACCACCAACTGTGACCTACCCCTCTCCCGAGCCCGAGGCCTGACAATGTGGCCCCACGGAAACAGGGCCTCCTACTTGAACGTGTCGGCCGGAATTGGCACCAGTATTTTCGCCCCCGTGCGTTTTGCGTGCCCTCCGGAGGCCGTCCTCGTCACTCTGGTCGGCGACGATATCGGGTACGCTTAA